The DNA region AATGTTGTATAAGTAAATCGATCGTCCCCGTATCGCCCTCGTGCATATTCTTTTTAAGTGTCCAGAGTTTTTCAAGAACTTCTTTGGCATTCTGTTTTTCATCCACAACAATTTTTTCGGAAACATCGTAAATATTTTCAGAAATACTTGATGCCCTGGCGTCAAGAAGAATCGAGTATAGACGATTCGAATCCACGGTACTTCTTGAGAGACCCAAATTCCTGGTTCGTTCATTTTCAACGGTTTTCATATCAGGCCACCTTTCGGAAATATAGATATTTGCTGTTTGAACACAAACAACAGCCCAAGTTAATTATACAAAAACCGCCCAGGGTCTGTCAATTCTAATTATGCTGTAACATTCTACTATTTAATAAGTTACACAAATAATGTAGAAATAACGGCCTTGTATACCAAATGTTGTGGGGAAAAGGGCCAGCCAATTCACCGGTTCTGTGATATCTGGATCCCGGAATTGGACATAGCTCCGTATATTTCATTGAGCAAAGTGTCCTCTTCGATAAGTCCGAGGTCTGAAAATCCGTGCTCGAAGGCTTTAATCAGCATTTTTTCCGCCTCATCCCGGTTTCCACAGGATGCCTTGATTTTTGCCAGATAGAACCAGCACTCGGAGCAATCGGGATGGTTTCTCAGATATGCATTAACTGTCTCCTCGGCATTCTTCCACCGTTTTAAGAAAATAAGTGAGCGCCATATTAAAATGTTATGAGAAATATCATCATCAAATATGCTCTGTAAAAGCTCGTAGGCTTTTTCAAATTTTTTATCAGTCAAATAGTATTCTGCCAAAGCGCAGGTTACCTCGGGTATTGGTTCGGGCGTGGAAGAAAGCTTTTTTAAAAGCATGCGGACTTTAGTAGAAGCGGGTTCTTTTCGTTGACAGGCGAGCAGGCGTTCGGCATCCAGCTTAACGCTGTGTTTATCAGCCTGATCGACCTGCTCCAGAAGGTCATCGAGCAGATCATTATTCTTAAACCGTCTGAGGATTGCTAATGATTCTGCCAGAGAATCACCGCTTAATCTCGTAAGAATAGCACGAGTTGCTTTCACGTAGGTGCTCACATCCCCCTTTGCAAGAGCAAGATCACGCAATCCCATCCACCCTGAAGGCTCCTTTGGCGACAGCCTGACAGCATTGACATACTGCTTTTTAGCCTTATCGAGCTTCCCCTGCTGAGTATAAACATTGGCCAGATTGATATAGATACCGCCATCGGTTTTATTCAGTTTCAAGGCTTCCAGATAATGCGATTCGGCACGATCGTACTCTTTCAACTGTTCGTAAGCGAATCCGATATTTTTGTATGCCGAGCCAAATTCCGGTGTATACCGAAGCGCCTTTGTAAATGCTTCAATAGCCTTCCTGTACTTGCATTGCGTAATATAGGCATTTCCCAGATTAAACCAGGCATCGGCAAAATCCGGTTTCACCGCAACGGCGTTTTTAAAGAAATCGACCGCTTTATCGATTTCATCCTTGAGGTGGTAATAATTACCCAGATTCATCATAGCACCAGCATTGTCGGGTTCTATACTCAACACCTGTTTAAAAGCATCCCGCGCAGCATCGGTTTCGGATTTTTTAAAGCAGGTAATTCCCAGATTATTCCACCCTTCAACTCTCTGAGGTTTGATTACGGTCAGTTTTCTGAAAATGCGCTGTGCTTCATCAAGATCATCCCGGTTAACCAGAACATTACCGTAATCAAGGAGCAGGGAGAAGTCTTCGGAATATTTTTTTAACATCCGCTTATAGATATTCATTGCCTGATTAAGCCATCCAAGATCAGCATAAAATCGTGCCAATTCCGCTCCGGTTTCCTTATTATCAGGATCACTCTCATAGGCATTTCGAAGCGATGAGAGCTTTTCGTTATTGTCTTCCAGCCGTAGTTGTCTTTCTTCAACCTGCACGTACTACCGTCCCATCAGATCATTGACTTTTTGAGCATATACCGTTTCGATGTGCTTTTTAATGTATGAAAATTCCGGCATCGAATTATCAGAAGACCAGTTTTTATTAATAATGACATCGGACCATATTTCAAGATAAAGGTTGCTGATCTCTGCAAAATGGGCATTTGAGGGGACCATGGTATATTTGTTTTCCATAAGTTGTTTGAAAGAGACTTCATACATTTCGGTGACCCACCCCCCGCCGAACATCATCGACATATCACTGAGAATACTTTTCTGAACAGGAATCATTCCAAATCTGCTGCACCCCTGAATCTGATTTTCGGGATTCGTGATATGACGGGCCAGTTTGTAGGAGAGCTCAGGATCCGGTGCAGTCCGGGGAATTCCCCACCACCATCCGCCGGTGGTAATCGATTTTCTCCCTTCACGGACAATCACCCCTTTATTATCCACTTCAACCGAACACCCGGTGGGCATAACCGCTACTCCCATATCATCAGGATTATCCAGATATCCATGGAGATTATCCTGCCCGGTGCCATGAATAAAAAAACAATCGAGCTGGGTCATAAATGCCAGGAAGACTTCTCCACTCTCAAAACCTTTCCATACACCTCCCCCACTCCATTGTTCTTCCCACATCTTCTTATTGTAAATACCGCCCGCAGCATAAACAGCTTCCCAGTGAACAGCATCAGCAACAGCATCACCTTTCATTGTGAGTACCGCGGTACTGTCCCCACCGCATTGGAAAATCCTGTCGACGATCCTGAGCGAAGTGCCGGAATAAAGCTTTCCCCGATGAGCAATCCGGGGCATTTTCTTTCCGCCATAGGACGTGTGTGCCCAAACCCATCCACAGGTAAAGATATCGAAAAAATCCCATTTGTTTGGATCATTTTCGAAATGGTATGCGGCAGGAAGGCCATAGCCGTTTATTTTTTTGAGTGCAGCGTCAATTGAATCTTTATGGTCCCTCCACACAGCAAGAGCATCGGCAACCCGGCTTTTCCGAAACACCATAATTCTTGTCTCAAATTTCCGGGGCACAAAATAATATTCTTCACCATATTTACTCAGTGAGGTAAGCAGGTAGGTATCGGTGTATTCCTTGATTTCATCTGGTGGTAAGAATGAATTCAACGGTTTTATCAGATTCTGCCTTATAAGGGAAGCGCTCTTTCCGAAAGGCACCTTTACCAGTCCCGCATTTCCGGCATATTTCTGCAGCTCCTCTTCAAGTTTCTCTATTTCAGGATAGCTGATAACATCAATATCGACATTTTGCTCCTTTTCAAAGGGCGGAATGACTTCCTGACGAAAATATTTGTCCTGGTTTTCGACCATTTTTATCAGCACACTGGTCTGAAGCCGGGGACCACATCCCTGAATGACAATGCCGAACAGGAAGGCACCAATGATTTTCGCCTTACAAAAACTTCTTTCAGCTATCATAAAACAGAAAAAATCCCACTATTACAAGTTCGCAACATGCTCTTGTTATGATCCTTTTTTCAAGGTTTCAGTTTTCGACGATAGTTCCCGGATGACGGCGTTGGCTTTCCGAAGCCGTTTGATAAATATTTTCAATAATTCGATAGAAATATGTGGATGATCTAAAATGACATCGATAAGATCCTGCCCGTTGATTCTCAGGAGTGTACATTCGGTATTTGCCCGCACACTGGCCGACCGCTGTTCTGCATCGAAAACCGCCATATCACCGAAACACTCCCCTACGGATAATTCTGCCAGGTCGATCGAACTGGCTTCATCGACCTTTTTAACAATGCGGACACTCCCTTTCTTTATAAGAAAAAGCGAATCACCAACATCATTTTCACTCACGATCTCATCGTCGGGCCTAAATTTCAATTCTTCTGCAATGGATGCCACCGCGCCGATATCATGAGTCCGTATTGATGAAAAAAGCGGCGTTTTCTTTAGAAAAACAACATTCTCCAGTATGGTATACGCTACTGTGGAGCTTGTATGGATATTTGAGATTTTTGCCATAGCAAATTCAGCCTGTCTGGAATATCTTGATTCAAATGAACATTATTACAAATTATATCTATTTGATTTCACATACTTCGGCATAGGATGCGCATTCTTTAACCCACACATTTGGACATTTTTTGTATTCCCCTACTACCGTTGTTTTTGTTCTGGGTTTCAAGCCATAGCGATCCAGCGCTTCCTTGTAGTGAATTAAAGTGTTTTCTGTTTCGAGCAAATTGATAAGCCACTTATTGATTCGCATATCCCCCGAATTATCCAGCACCTCCAATGCTCTTGCTCGCACATGGAGGTTCGGATGATAGAGCCGGTGCATTACCTTTTTTATCTGGGCGGTTTCATCAAGCAAAGCAGCAATATAGAACAGATTACGAGTCCGGTCGTGAATACATTCTTCAAAAATTGCATGTTCGAGTAATTCATCACCAGGATTTTTGCGTGCAGTGCGGAGTGTGTGCAAAGCGACCCAATCGGAATATGCTCCTAACCCTTCCTGCAAAGCAATATCATGAAGGATTTCCTGATCATCGACGGTTATATAAATCGATTTACTGTAAAGTGCTTTAAGAAGAATATTCCGTTTCACATAATCCACTTTTTTGATTCTTTTCAAAAGATTTGAGGCAGGATAGCCGGTATCGACCATATAACCGAGAGCATAGGAAAGGTCGCTTTTGGCTTTTCGAGTGGCATTGTGTGAAAGATTGAGCAGTCGCTCAATCGCATCGTCGGCATGCCATTTAGCATGGGCAATAACAAACTGACGCCAGAGTTTATAATCATTAACGATGTTTTCCTTATACCGGTTGTAAAATTTTTCCAACTCCTTTTTGAGTCCGGAAGCTTTGAGTTCACCGATAGCATATAATGCACTTGCATTCGACCTTGTATCTTCTACCTGAAGCATTTCGT from Chitinivibrionales bacterium includes:
- a CDS encoding extracellular solute-binding protein — encoded protein: MIAERSFCKAKIIGAFLFGIVIQGCGPRLQTSVLIKMVENQDKYFRQEVIPPFEKEQNVDIDVISYPEIEKLEEELQKYAGNAGLVKVPFGKSASLIRQNLIKPLNSFLPPDEIKEYTDTYLLTSLSKYGEEYYFVPRKFETRIMVFRKSRVADALAVWRDHKDSIDAALKKINGYGLPAAYHFENDPNKWDFFDIFTCGWVWAHTSYGGKKMPRIAHRGKLYSGTSLRIVDRIFQCGGDSTAVLTMKGDAVADAVHWEAVYAAGGIYNKKMWEEQWSGGGVWKGFESGEVFLAFMTQLDCFFIHGTGQDNLHGYLDNPDDMGVAVMPTGCSVEVDNKGVIVREGRKSITTGGWWWGIPRTAPDPELSYKLARHITNPENQIQGCSRFGMIPVQKSILSDMSMMFGGGWVTEMYEVSFKQLMENKYTMVPSNAHFAEISNLYLEIWSDVIINKNWSSDNSMPEFSYIKKHIETVYAQKVNDLMGR
- a CDS encoding tetratricopeptide repeat protein, whose product is MQVEERQLRLEDNNEKLSSLRNAYESDPDNKETGAELARFYADLGWLNQAMNIYKRMLKKYSEDFSLLLDYGNVLVNRDDLDEAQRIFRKLTVIKPQRVEGWNNLGITCFKKSETDAARDAFKQVLSIEPDNAGAMMNLGNYYHLKDEIDKAVDFFKNAVAVKPDFADAWFNLGNAYITQCKYRKAIEAFTKALRYTPEFGSAYKNIGFAYEQLKEYDRAESHYLEALKLNKTDGGIYINLANVYTQQGKLDKAKKQYVNAVRLSPKEPSGWMGLRDLALAKGDVSTYVKATRAILTRLSGDSLAESLAILRRFKNNDLLDDLLEQVDQADKHSVKLDAERLLACQRKEPASTKVRMLLKKLSSTPEPIPEVTCALAEYYLTDKKFEKAYELLQSIFDDDISHNILIWRSLIFLKRWKNAEETVNAYLRNHPDCSECWFYLAKIKASCGNRDEAEKMLIKAFEHGFSDLGLIEEDTLLNEIYGAMSNSGIQISQNR
- a CDS encoding cyclic nucleotide-binding domain-containing protein encodes the protein MAKISNIHTSSTVAYTILENVVFLKKTPLFSSIRTHDIGAVASIAEELKFRPDDEIVSENDVGDSLFLIKKGSVRIVKKVDEASSIDLAELSVGECFGDMAVFDAEQRSASVRANTECTLLRINGQDLIDVILDHPHISIELLKIFIKRLRKANAVIRELSSKTETLKKGS